A DNA window from Centroberyx gerrardi isolate f3 chromosome 5, fCenGer3.hap1.cur.20231027, whole genome shotgun sequence contains the following coding sequences:
- the bhlhe40 gene encoding class E basic helix-loop-helix protein 40, whose amino-acid sequence MERITSAQPPPCMPKHPSLDIADMQGMDFPMYVYKPRRGMKRGDDSKETYKLPHRLIEKKRRDRINECIAQLKDLLPEHLKLTTLGHLEKAVVLELTLKHVKALSTLLEQQQQKIIALQNGLQITGDQGDSAESNEEMFRSGFHLCAKEVLQYLASQESSRDLTPSHVISHIHKVAAEVLQHRVSPPPEEPVHRAPEKQEKPAGQPPRASEGHAKNCVPVIQRTYPHGMSEQSGSDTDTDSGYGGEHEKRDPKAQRPEYHSKGGELKHAASERTGDGIKQEGDEPQAKKSRSDSSDDEALSGQMAGGPGGYMSFSPNQPPFCMPFYLIPPAAAAAAAYLPMLEKCWYPGGMPIMYPGMSASAASLPPETLPSSLVMSPRAGSPVPHHTPMDSPALLQALKQVPPLNLETKD is encoded by the exons ATGGAGAGGATTACCAGTGCGCAACCACCTCCTTGTATGCCAAAACACCCTTCGCTGGATATAGCAGACATGCAAGG AATGGATTTTCCTATGTATGTGTACAAACCCAGGAGGGGCATGAAGCGCGGGGATGACAGCAAG GAGACTTACAAGTTGCCACACAGACTGATTGAAAAGAAAAGACGTGACAGAATCAACGAATGCATTGCCCAGCTGAAGGATTTGTTGCCAGAACATCTTAAGCTCACA ACGCTGGGTCATTTGGAGAAAGCCGTGGTGCTGGAACTCACTCTGAAGCATGTCAAAGCCCTGAGTACTCTTCTggaacaacagcagcagaaaatTATCGCACTACAGAATGGCCTGCAAATCA CAGGCGATCAGGGCGATAGCGCGGAGAGCAACGAGGAGATGTTCCGCTCCGGCTTCCACTTGTGCGCAAAGGAGGTCCTCCAGTACCTGGCCAGCCAGGAGAGCAGCAGGGACCTGACCCCCTCCCACGTCATCAGCCACATCCACAAGGTAGCAGCTGAGGTCCTGCAGCATCGCGTCAGCCCGCCCCCCGAGGAGCCCGTCCACAGAGCTCCCGAGAAGCAGGAGAAACCCGCCGGGCAACCGCCCAGGGCTTCCGAGGGCCACGCCAAGAACTGTGTGCCTGTCATTCAAAGGACTTATCCCCACGGGATGAGCGAGCAGAGCGGCAGTGACACGGACACTGACAGCGGCTATGGGGGGGAACACGAAAAGCGTGACCCCAAAGCTCAGCGGCCAGAATACCACAGCAAGGGAGGGGAGCTCAAGCACGCTGCGTCCGAGAGGACGGGCGACGGCATCAAGCAGGAGGGCGACGAGCCCCAGGCCAAGAAGTCCAGGTCCGACTCCTCGGACGACGAGGCTCTCTCCGGGCAAATGGCGGGAGGTCCCGGCGGCTACATGAGCTTCTCCCCCAACCAACCCCCATTTTGCATGCCCTTCTACCTCATCCCCCCCGCGGCCGCAGCGGCCGCAGCGTATCTGCCCATGCTGGAGAAATGCTGGTATCCCGGCGGCATGCCCATTATGTACCCGGGCATGAGTGCCTCTGCAGCTAGCTTGCCTCCAGAGACTCTGCCCTCATCTCTGGTGATGTCCCCTAGGGCAGGTTCCCCAGTACCCCACCACACCCCCATGGACTCACCCGCTCTTCTCCAAGCTTTAAAGCAGGTTCCCCCGTTGAACTTGGAAACCAAAGACTAA